In the Entelurus aequoreus isolate RoL-2023_Sb linkage group LG21, RoL_Eaeq_v1.1, whole genome shotgun sequence genome, tttgggtggaagttgaaaaaatgtgtttaaggattggtttgtttatgaagcttaatgtggtttctgttattttatgagagttcattgacaatcatgatttagtcaatttaattatagtactccgtaaaatttttatttttaaggccaaaaacagatattcacttagtattactctctttaaaacatttattcaatattttctaactttagaaagttacatggttgaaaacgatgatgccaaaaaacatttaaaaaaagatgagaagtcctcaaaggcttattttgaaagtataattatgtttatagattatatgatatctgttgttgtgttccctaatttgagtgacctggacataatctggactgtacataaatgcttattttgaaaatgtaattttgtttataaattatatgcaatctgttgtgttccctaatttttttctgtgtacatgaatgaaggtgtgtgttgctgagtccgacttggacattatctggactggacctggttttaaaaaccctttaaacaaatctaatttcattgacaacctggtctgttgaagataaggcccttttaaaaaaaaaaaaaaaaaaaaaagataaaataaaaaacattttcttggataaaaaagaaagtaaaacaatataaaaataattacataaaaaatagtaattaatgaaaatgttagtggaccagcagcctatacaatcaggtgtgcttcaGGGattgtgtcccttgcagatgtgttgtctatgttgtgggaaccagaatattggtagcagaaagaaataaccccttttgtgtgagtgggtgtggatgagtgtgcatgggggaggttgtttgggttgatgcactgattgaaagtgtatcttgtgttttttctatgtagatttaattttaaaaaaaataaatatatatatatatatatttttttttttaatattatttttttttagaacaggcccgcgggcgactcatctggtccttacgggcgacctggtgcccgcgggcaccgcgttggtgacccctgatctagatagaTGTTTAAATCAAACTGTCAATTTAATACAAATGGCACCCAGTTTAATACTCAATATAAGCAGGTAAATCTTTCTTGGACTTCAATAGGACATGTAACACTAAGATTtatgattgaaaaaaatatatacatattttggaCAAGACTGACGTGTGTCCCTGTCTTCCTCCTGAAAGTATTTGCATGAAAGTGCTCCATGTGTCATGACAGAAACTAGCTCAAGAAAAGCTGTGTGATATTTTGAATGCTTTTAGATTAAGTGAAACAAAACTACATAATCACATACCCTTTGTCTTGCAGCTTTTGTTGTCTGGTTCCAGGTAGAACCCAGGGTGGCAATGGCACACGTAGGATCCCCGGGTGTTGATGCAGCTGTGTTTGCATGCCTCATGCTGCAACAAATTGCACTCGTTGGTGTCCACACAAGACGCACCACCGGAATGTAGTGTGAAACCTGCTGCACAATAACACCTCTGCAAAGATGGACAAAATGTGTATTTCAAACTAAGCAGATCAAATTAGCAAATGTAGACTCCTTCAGTTATGAAGTCTCATCTTGTGAGATGGGATACATATTTGTATGTTTAATTAACACATATTTTAGAACTACAAAGTACAGCAGTGCCTTCTACAATAACAGAACTTTTCTTGTTTTACTGACCGGTCCATTTGGCGTGCTGACACAACTATGTTCGCACCGAGGAGCTAATGGACTGGAGCAGTTGCGCAGTGTGCATCCCACACCCTCGTCTGAACTGTCAGCACAGTTGGTGAAGCCGTTGCACACCAGTCGCATGTTCACACACTCACCACTGCCACATTGATAAAGATGAGACGGGCACTTTCTCTCGTTGCCTTTAAAAACAGATTCAGGATAAACAGTATATGCATGGACAAAACAAGACAGGGCAAATGCTAGCTTACACAGTATGTTTAATTAGGGATTGAGCCCCAAGCGATACCAGTGTGCAGCCCCTTTGGAACTGTAACGTTTATCATTTCAGGTGGATTTTTGGGTGTCTTGACTTAAAACTTAAGTTTGCAAAATTAAAATCACAAATACTAAACAGATGGACAATTTTCAACACTTTTTAGCCTACGCTACAAACATTGGTGATTGTAAAGATTATTCACCACAATGTAAGTGTCTCCACAAGGAAAGCACTTTATCATAATTAGTGCATATGATATCCTGAAGTTATTCAAAGGGTCATTCTCCTGAATTTGTCTCAGTGCCACCCAGTGGCAACACGAAATTAACAAAACTGTTAACCTAACGGTGTGAAACCTCAGTCATGTTGGGGGCCAAGGACCTGGTCAATGCTGCTCACAGATTTATAAGGATTCCAACTCCATTTTAAGCATTAATCTCTTACATTTGCCCTCGTCCATGCTGTTGTGACAGTCCGTCTTCCCATCACACCTCCAGAATAGAGGAATGCATTGACTGCTGCCTTCACACTGCCACTGGTATTCTCTACATGATGGAGGTTTAGTCAAGCAGTTCTGCATTCAAGGGACACCAAATTGAAAGAAAAGCGCAGACATTTTGATTGACATCTCAGTGCGGCCTTGCCTTTTCGTCTGAGCCATCTTTGCAGTCATCCTCGCCATCACATAACCATTCGCTCTGCAGGCACTCGTGACTGTGAGGGCATCGCAGTTCTGTGGGGCAGCGTGGGGGTCTTGCGCAGTCGACCTCATCAGAGCGGTCACTGCAGTCAGCGTAGCCATCACATCGAAGAGCCTCAGATACACACTGGCCGCTAATGCAACGGTATTGTTCAACTTCACAGGCCGCCAAACCTGACAAAATAGAAACCGGTACTGTTTTATAGtcatcaaaatattttttctaattaATAACTAAGCCGAGCACCACATTTCTTCTCATCTGATCCATCAACACAGTCTCTCTCGCCATCACACAGGAAGGTTGCTGGTATGCAGCGTGTCTTATCACAGCGGTGCTGACAGCCCGAAGTTAGACTTTCACAGTCCATTTCATCGGATCGGTCCCGACAGTCATACTGTCCGTCGCATACCTTCTCTGGTGCGATGCATCGATTACCGTGCTGACATTCAAACTCATCTACGGAATTAATGACAATTTTATAAtacatcaaatttaaaaaaaagtttgctttAAATATTAAAGTTCAACACAAACCTGATTTGCACTGAGTGGCACATGCCTCTTCATCTGATCCATCCTGACAGTCATCCTCACCGTCACACACGTGGCTATACATCACACACTCCAGGCCAGTTTTACAAGCCTTGAATCCTTTGCGACATTTCAGAGGTGACATGGCACCATTTTTGTCCAGGGGAGCTTAGCATTGAAAAAGTGACATTATCGATTTTAATTTCTTAAGATTATGGTACATTGGGATTTACATTGGTTAAATTGTACACATTTGCATAACTTGTGCATGTTTGAGAAGCAATCCTTTGTCTTTTCTGCCTCTACATTTTACCGAATTCTCTTCTACATCATGAACAGAATAATTTTGTTCTTATTAGTTGCTTACAAGGAGTGGCAAGATCCACTGATTCGCACTGCCGCTCATCTGAGCTGTCTGGACAGTGGGCACGGCCGTCGCACACGTGGATTGTGGGGATGCACTTTCGCCGGTCACTGCACAAGAAATCAGCTAATGCATACAGATAAAGAGTCAGCATGAGCAACGTTGGGACGTTCGTGTATCAGAACAGATACTGGAACTTACTTCGGCTCTTACACTGGAAAATACAGTCCCTCTCATCAAATGCATCAGGACAGTCTTTTTTTCTATCGCAGAGCTGATTTTGAGAGATACACAATGATGAACCTGGGCAGCGAACTGAAGGAGCAATGCAAACTGATTCAGGACTCAGAAGCATAGGTGTGGCTGTTATGGTCACAGGATCTGGAAAAATACAGCCTTTGTTAACTAATGACTGATTTGTTtccgttttttaaaattacatttttattttaaaacctgCAGTGAGAACATTGTTTAACAGGTTTGACCGGAACACTCACTACAGCCGAGTTCATCCGTGCCATCCCGGCAATCTAGCTCTCCATCGCACAAGAATTTATTTGGGATACAGCGATGGCCATCTGCACAGCGATACTCGCAGCTTTTGCTTTGTTCCCAACAGTCCAGTTCATCAGAACGGTCACGACACTGAGCCCTCCCATCACAAACTTGGACCTCAGAGATGCACATTGCACCATGGGCACACTGAAATTCACCTGGGTTGGAGTACAAATTAAATGTAGATCTAGGAAAAAAAatctacttcacattaaataattCATTTACACCACATACTAAAAGCCTGTGCTATGCTTAGTTGTGATCGCTTGAATAAAATATTTGACTACAAAATAATGCTAACCTTGTTTACAGGTTTTCTGGCATCCGTCTTCATCAGATCCATCCAAGCAATCCTTTAATCCATCACAAACATGGCTGTATAAAACACATTCCGTGCCATCGTTGCATAGCTTTGAGCCTGTATGGCATTTCAGGACATTTGTGGTAGTCAAGCGGGGAGCTACAGTCGAACAGTCAACTTCATCCGAGCCATCGTGGCAATGAGAGCGTCCATCACAAACCAGAGTCTTCGAGACACAGCTCCTACGATCCTTGCACAGAAACTCACCTGAGGAGGTAGAGTATAGACTAGGTGAtgcaaaataacattttatatggtgaatatagattaataataataattttactacTTACCCTCATAAACACATCTTGTCAGACAGTTCTCATCTGATCCATCAGGACAATCTTTAATTCCATCACAAAGCTGTTTTAGACTGATGCAAAGGAATGAATTTGGACACAGCATTGATGGACTTCTACAGGATGGCTTGGGGGGAGGAGTATTATTGGGTTTCTCCGATGGGGGCAATTGATTTGAGCTTGGATTTTCTACAGAAGATCGAGTTTCAGTTGCTTCTGAAAGTGAACAAAATGTATACATGTTTAGGGtctcatattcaccatgacaaaACAATGGATATAAACAAAACTTGAAATTGTCATTTTTGTATTGAAGAAAATTAGTGAAATTCTTAGGCCAAATCTGCTGCCATTTTCCTTAAATTCTACATACTGACCACATTCATCTTCATCTGATCCATCCTCACAGTCTCTCTCTCCATCACAAACGTGGCTAAAAATAACACATTCAGTCTGATCCCGACATAGTCGGAAGCCTAAGCGGCACTTCAGGGCCTTTCCTTGGGTGGTGGGTGGAGCTACGGTTGGACAATTGACTTCATCGGAGCTGTCGCGGCAATGAGCTCGGCCGTCACAAACAAGACTAGGGGAGATACAGCTTTGCCTGTCTTTGCAAAGAAAGTCCACTGTGGAACATACAGGGGGGGAAGTAAAATATTTGACCAACCCCAtatattttgtagaaaaaaagaccaaaagaacatacatttttttaggcATTGTTTTATGCAGTTCTCGTCCGATCCATCAGGACAATCTTTTGTTCCATCACAGATCTGTGTTGGGCTGATGCAAAGGAATGAATCTGGACATGGCACTGCTGGGCTTCTACAAGACTGCTTGGGGGAGGTGTATTAAAGGCTTTCACAGATGATGGAAATTGATTTAGGCTTGAATTTACGACAGAAGATGGAGTTTGAGTTGCTTCTGAAAGTAAAGAAAACTATTAGCATTTTATTCTGCTATAATGATAAAATGTGATCTCAACTTTACACTCaggtattaaaaaagaaaaaagtacagACTCCAAAATTGATAAAAGGTCTTACCACATTCATCTTCATCTGATCCATCCTCACAGTCTCTCTCTCCATCACAAACGTGGCTAAAAATAACACATTCAGTCTGATCCCGACATAGTCTGAAGCCTAAGCGGCACTTCAGGGCCTTTCCTTGGGTGGTGGGCGGAGCTACGGTTGGGCAATTTACTTCATCTGAGCTGTCGCGGCAATGAGCTCGGCCGTCACAAACAAGACTCTGGGAGATACAGCTTTGCCTGTCTTTGCAAAGAAAGTCCACTGTGGAACATACAGGGGGGGAAAGTAAAATATTTGATCAACCCCATATATTTTGTAGTAAAAAgaataacatacatttttttaggcATTGTTTTATGCAGTTCTCATCTGATCCATCAGGACAATCGTTTGTTCCATCACAGATCTGTGTTGGGCTGATGCAAAGGAATGAATCTGGACATGCCACTGCTGGGCTTCTACAAGACTGCTTGGGGGGAGGTGTATTAAAGGCTTTCACAGATGGTGGCAATTGATTTAGGCTTGAATTTACGACAGAAGATGGAGTTTGAGTTGcttctgaaagtaaaaaaaaatattaattagcaTTTTATTTTGCTATAATGATAAAATGTGATTGGAACTTTACACTCATTTgttaggtatttaaaaaaaaagaaaaaaatacagactCCAAAACTGATAAAAGGTCTTACCACATTCATCTTCATCTGATCCATCCTCACAGTCTCTCTCTCCATCACAAACGTGGCTAAAAATAACACATTCAGTCTGATCCCGACATAGTCTGAAGCCTAAGCGGCACTTCAGGGCCTTTCCTTGGGTGGTGGGCGGAGCTACGGTTGGGCAATTTACTTCATCTGAGCTGTCGCGGCAATGAGCTCGGCCGTCACAAACAAGACTCTGGGAGATACAGCTTTGCCTGTCTTTGCAAAGAAAGTCCACTGTGGAACATACAGGGGGGGAAAGTAAAATATTTGATCAACCCCATATATTTTGTAGTAAAAAgaataacatacatttttttaggcATTGTTTTATGCAGTTCTCATCTGATCCATCAGGACAATCGTTTGTTCCATCACAGATCTGTGTTGGGCTGATGCAAAGGAATGAATCTGGACATGCCACTGCTGGGCTTCTACAAGACGGCTTGGGGGGAGGTGTATTAAAGGCTTTCACAGATGGTGGCAATTGATTTAGGCTTGAATTTACGACAGAAGATGGAGTTTGAGTTGcttctgaaagtaaaaaaaaatattaattagcaTTTTATTTTGCTATAATGATAAAATGTGATTGGAACTTTACACTCATTTgttaggtatttaaaaaaaaagaaaaaaatacagactCCAAAACTGATAAAAGGTCTTACCACATTCATCTTCATCTGATCCATCCCCACAGTCTCTTTCTCCATCACACACGTGGCTAAAAAGAACACATTCAGTATGATCCCGACATAGTCGGAAGCCCAAGCGGCACTTCAGGATGTTTCCCCGGGAGGTGGTTGGAGTTACGGTTGGGCAATTGACTTCATCTGAGCTGTCGTGGCAATGAGATCGGCCGTCACAAACAAGACTCTTGGAGATACAGCTTTGTCGGTCATTGCAGAGAAAGTCCACTGTGAAATGTGCAGAAAAATCTGActatatcaacatgttttagaaaaaatcaaaagcaTCAAACTTACATTtatttgggcattgttttatgcAGTTCTCATCCGATCCATCAGGACAATCTTTTATTCCATCACATAGCTGTGTTGGGAGAATACATGAAAAATCTGGACAAATAAATGAAGGTCTCTGACAGGCGAGTTTGCTTGGAGGTTGAGCACTAACGGGTAAAGGTGAATGATTCAGGTGGGGATTTCTTACAGGGTTGGTAGTGTCTGAAAATAGATTAAATAGCTTACAGGTACAATTTTACATTGAGCTTTATACCTTAGAAAAACATGAAAACTCACCACATCCTTTTTCATCTGAACCATCTGCGCAGTCGAACTCTCCATCACACACGTGAATGAAGAGCACACATTCACTCCCATCCTGACAGAGCTTAGCGCCCACAAGACATTTCAAGGCCTTTTCCTGGCTAGCAGGGGTTTCGACACTGGCACAGCCAACTTCATCAGAGCCATCGTGACAATGAGCACGGCCGTCACAAACGAGGCTCCTAGAAACACAGCTTCTACGATCCTTGCAGCGGAAATCATCTAAGGGTGAAATCaggaaaaaaatgattaaaaagaAGATTACAAGTACATCATGTTCTGTATTTGTGACTGACTTTTAGAGGGACATCTTTTAACACAGTTATCTTCATCAGAGCCATCAGGGCAGTCTTTTTGCCCATCGCAAAATTGCTTTGGGGTGATGCAGAGGCCAACAGAAGGATGAGGACAAAGCACAGAGGGGCTGATGCAGGACGGCAGAGATGGTACAGAACTTGAAGGTACAATTTTTCTTGATGCTTCAATGGATGGTTTTGGTGCAGTCACATGCTGTTCTGTTGCACATATGAATGAAAAGGAATTCAAGTTCAAATGaactacatgattacatttatcatttgattataaagatttaaattgttaaAATCCTTGGAGCAACATTTGAAAATCAGCTCATTTGCTAtaattgatacatttacaaataTGTGTATCAATGCATCCTTGTTGTAATCAAACTTTAAACTTAAGGTTACTCACCATCACATTCTTCTTCATCTGACCCATCCTTACAGTCTCTCTCTCCATCGCACACATGGCTGTATGATACACACTCTACCCCATTTTTGCATTGCCTATAGCCCTTGCGACACTTGAGGACATTTGCTTGAGTCACCGGCAAGGCAACAGTAGGGCAGCCAACCTCATCCGAGCCATCGAAGCAATGAGAACGTCCGTCGCAGAGCAGAGTCTTGGACACACATCTCCTCCGGTCTTTACACTTAAAATCGTCTAGCAATTACAGTAAAACAAGAGCAGTAATACAGAAAACTATGAACTCTTTGAAAACAGAACATTAACATTTGTGTAAACATTTGAGATAATTAAGTGGGACTTTACCTTTGGATGGACATGTTTTAACACAAAAATCTTCGTCATCTCCATCAGGACAATCTTCCTTGCCATCACAAAGTTGGTTTGGAGCGAGGCAGATAGATGTGTCCTTACACAGCATAGCTGGCGTATTGCAGATCACAGTAACAGGTACTATGGAAATTAAACAGGATATATTTTACCTCATGAATATAACCTTAGGTAGACAGTTAACTTTAAATAGCTGGAATTGGCCTTTAAATCAATCAGTTGATCTAGTACTGATATAAACAGTGAGAAATGAACCTGCATGTATGTCCTCAAGTGCAGTCATCACATTGACCACTTGACCTTTCACAGTCACATCTTGAATGGGGCGCCCATCACGCCGATCCCACAGAGTCATGGCGTCTTTGTAGCGAGACAGCAGGTATGGCTCAAAGGCACCTACCACCGAGCCGGAAATATTCCATCTTTTTCCAGCTTGGTGTTTTTTATCCTGGAGCAGACTCATTGTTGTCAGGCCTTGTACGCACAAGAGAAGCAAAACAATTAGCACTATAAAGTGAAGGAGTACAAGTCAGTTACAGTATGTCAGAGATTAAAAATCAAAACAATATACATTTACTATGATGGCTGAATCAAAAAATTACAATATACcacatgaaatgatttttttttttttttttaaataaattaaaatgacagTGATCCCTCGTTTGTCGCCGTTGAGTCCGGAAATGACCGTTATAAATGGTATATTGTCTGCATTTACATAGTGCTTTACATTATACGTCAGTCACCCATAAATTAATTTCCACTAAGTAGGAATCAAttataaatctaatattttcaaagctaaagcataaaataaaatagtttacTACACTCTAAATCCATTttaaacattatgagagcccaaGAGACATGAAACACACTTTAGTCATCTTtagtcttttaatccaatatagtaatgcttcctgaggggctgagccaatcagtggccacactatccatccctccattttctaccgctactcAGTGTCATATCAATTTGGTCTCATTTAGTGACCATTACTACTGTAGTACTatgttttttagttaatttacCCATCTGTATGCTTAAACACGCTACATTTAAGATAGAATATGTTTAACAAATAATCTGCAATATGATGACGAGGGACAACTGTATTTCTATGTATATAGTTAAAGGGGAATAGGCTTCATGGTTATTTACAAAAGTAACTTACCCATCTGTATGCTTAACCACGCTACATTTAAGATAGAATATGTTTAACAAATAATCTGCAATATGATGACGAGGGACAACTGTATTTCTATGTATATAGTTAAAGGGGAATAGGCTTCATGGTTATTTACAGAAGTAACAAACCTCCCATTTTTGAGTTCCACAGCAGACTAGCGGCTCTGAGGTCAAAGGCAATGTTCCCTGTGACTTCTGCCAAGTGCACAAGTTCTTTAGCTTTGCTTCCTGTCATGCTCATACTAAAGATCTTCTGCTCCTCCAGCCAGATGATCCCACCCCTCAGCCAGTCCAGGTAAAAGTTTTGAATCTGCTTTGTCGTGTGATACAACTGCTGCGCATAACGACTATTCACTTCTACTGAACCAATGCGGGTTTGGTCACGTGACACCCAATAGATGCTGCCACTCTTCTGGTCAACTTTTATTTGGCAAACTGAAAAAACATCAAGGAAAAAGAGATTTGTTGATTAagacattttttttcaattacaaTTTAATTTGATAAAGTCCACTGTCAATGATTTAAAAGAAAGACTGCAATTTTGGCAAATTGACCATCCACAATTCTTACGTGAGACAAGAAGTCCTGGGAGTTCTAGATAATAAAATAATGCTaacacgaggtggctaacaatgcacgcAATGGTAATTCTACCATTTTGCCTATAAGGCGctcttaaaaaacataaaaatcgcCAACAACGTTCCAATTACATGTTGTGATATGCATACTAACCAAGGTATAGAGACATTGTTGACCGAGGACATACTTTTCTGGTTTAGTAACAGCGCATCATGCTACTATTTAGAGTTGTTGCTGCCGCAGAATAGTTTTTGGAAAATTTTTAAACTTAGAAATTCCACATGCTGGCGGCTAAAAAACCAGACTGACTGAATCAGTGGATATTGGCTCTCAGCACGACATCGCTGGGAGGACGCGGCAGAATGCCTGTCTCTTCCAAGCGTTTATCTGATGAGTAAGAATTACGCTGAATTTAACAGAAAAATGTGGCTCAAGTATTGTGAATAAGATACAACATCCCAGTGAGTGGCTGTTTTATGTTCTTATTTTGTTGATGAAATGTTTAGCATTTAGCACTAGTGCTACATGAGGGCTTGTATAGTGTTTTACCAAGCCGGATCTGTATAGCATCCaggttctaaaacttgtagctcctcCTTCTTATATTTAGTCTAAAAGACAAGGTTCTGGATTATCGTTGTCATTGGCCATGATTAGTGGTACCAAACACAGAATGAGCTCTCCATGCTGTTGCCGTTAACAGAAGTAACTTTAGTTGCAATGtcattctatccatccattttcaactgcttgtcccttttggggttgctggagcctatccaaatGTACTCGAGCAGAAGACAGGGTGTTCTGTGAAATCAATGAGCCCAGAAAATAAGTTACAGTATTGTTTTAAATGACCAAAATGGTTTAAGTATTATGAAAGTGCCTGCTACTCCTTGGTAACAGCATGTACATAAACAGTTTTTTTGGAGGACTATATACCGGTAGATGGAATAGCTGAATCCCCATTTCCTGAATTGTTACCCACCCCTtagcagattttttttaatatgttgaACACAAAAAGAAAATTTGTGTTCCTGTCTCACACAGGGATTATAGAGGATAggcaaaaaaaatgcaatttttcttTAAGAATTGAAGAAACAAAAACATTAACCTGACATAGGTGTCGGAATCCATTCAGTCTTGACTCGGGTTAAGCTGGTGCGCTGGATGTGTCCAGTTTGGTTGGCCCAATACAGCCAGTCTTGATTCCAGTCAACATCAAATGACAGGATGCTCTCGTCAGTGGAAAAGAGCTCAGTTATGGTGAACACGCTGCCTTGAAACGCCAACATATTGATACTGCTGGAGGTAGCATAAAGGAACCtaggatctaaaaaaaaaaattaaatgctcATTTGATTTGGAAATTGTCCTAACTGTAGAAATGTTTTCTTCATACAGCATTAAAAATTCAATAAAGACCCTACATTCACATGTTCCATCAAGCATCAGAACTTTGGAGTTGGGACAAGTGCATGTGAACCCTACAGGGTTGCTGTTAGTTAGAAGACAGATATGGCACGGGGTCTTGGCACATGCAGAAGTGCCTAGGAGTTGAAAATATGTTGATTTCAGAGAAGCTGCTTAA is a window encoding:
- the LOC133638465 gene encoding low-density lipoprotein receptor-related protein 2-like isoform X1, yielding MKSRQLICLIFLSSLTFAPGQNLGCHKKQWQCDDGSCIPNKWRCDGDGDCLDGSDEMDCTASPDCQPGQFPCMDSVACVDASARCDGKKQCPTGSDEENCVVSEGCLNSDWTCQNKICIPKELRCDGKNDCVDNSDEEGCDVCSEDALSCPDGMCLSAEERCDGKVHCSDGSDEPITCGHTCSVNNGGCSHLCVDETWGALCTCPAGYELSVNGAVCKDLDECALPSAPCLHQCTNTVGSYVCHCREGFKQNGGIACLATGNDTRLLTVMRTSVGLLNVKSQRFDVVQSLLFNPVALTYDITRGCYYWADGAGRIYKSDGQRSRTIYTGELGIKGLACDWLNGNLFWTNQRTESIYMQADDKSYTTLLSKDISPSELVLIPVESLMFWINTGPADRMTIEKSWMDGSDRSTMAVLTAQSAHGLTADAAARRLYWISDFKKSIETMNVDGTSTYSFTGLFNRRPALSLAVFESSFYWVDDKGLWQVPQDQPSQRKFLWKYTVPLLSVYHELQQPRGTSACAKTPCHICLLTNSNPVGFTCTCPNSKVLMLDGTCEYPRFLYATSSSINMLAFQGSVFTITELFSTDESILSFDVDWNQDWLYWANQTGHIQRTSLTRVKTEWIPTPMSVCQIKVDQKSGSIYWVSRDQTRIGSVEVNSRYAQQLYHTTKQIQNFYLDWLRGGIIWLEEQKIFSMSMTGSKAKELVHLAEVTGNIAFDLRAASLLWNSKMGGLTTMSLLQDKKHQAGKRWNISGSVVGAFEPYLLSRYKDAMTLWDRRDGRPIQDVTVKGQVVNVMTALEDIHAVPVTVICNTPAMLCKDTSICLAPNQLCDGKEDCPDGDDEDFCVKTCPSKDDFKCKDRRRCVSKTLLCDGRSHCFDGSDEVGCPTVALPVTQANVLKCRKGYRQCKNGVECVSYSHVCDGERDCKDGSDEEECDEQHVTAPKPSIEASRKIVPSSSVPSLPSCISPSVLCPHPSVGLCITPKQFCDGQKDCPDGSDEDNCVKRCPSKNDFRCKDRRSCVSRSLVCDGRAHCHDGSDEVGCASVETPASQEKALKCLVGAKLCQDGSECVLFIHVCDGEFDCADGSDEKGCDTTNPVRNPHLNHSPLPVSAQPPSKLACQRPSFICPDFSCILPTQLCDGIKDCPDGSDENCIKQCPNKLDFLCNDRQSCISKSLVCDGRSHCHDSSDEVNCPTVTPTTSRGNILKCRLGFRLCRDHTECVLFSHVCDGERDCGDGSDEDECEATQTPSSVVNSSLNQLPPSVKAFNTPPPKPSCRSPAVACPDSFLCISPTQICDGTNDCPDGSDENCIKQCLKKLDFLCKDRQSCISQSLVCDGRAHCRDSSDEVNCPTVAPPTTQGKALKCRLGFRLCRDQTECVIFSHVCDGERDCEDGSDEDECEATQTPSSVVNSSLNQLPPSVKAFNTPPPKQSCRSPAVACPDSFLCISPTQICDGTNDCPDGSDENCIKQCLKKLDFLCKDRQSCISQSLVCDGRAHCRDSSDEVNCPTVAPPTTQGKALKCRLGFRLCRDQTECVIFSHVCDGERDCEDGSDEDECEATQTPSSVVNSSLNQFPSSVKAFNTPPPSSLVEAQQCHVQIHSFASAQHRSVMEQKIVLMDRTRTA
- the LOC133638465 gene encoding low-density lipoprotein receptor-related protein 2-like isoform X2, with translation MKSRQLICLIFLSSLTFAPGQNLGCHKKQWQCDDGSCIPNKWRCDGDGDCLDGSDEMDCTASPDCQPGQFPCMDSVACVDASARCDGKKQCPTGSDEENCVVSEGCLNSDWTCQNKICIPKELRCDGKNDCVDNSDEEGCDVCSEDALSCPDGMCLSAEERCDGKVHCSDGSDEPITCGHTCSVNNGGCSHLCVDETWGALCTCPAGYELSVNGAVCKDLDECALPSAPCLHQCTNTVGSYVCHCREGFKQNGGIACLATGNDTRLLTVMRTSVGLLNVKSQRFDVVQSLLFNPVALTYDITRGCYYWADGAGRIYKSDGQRSRTIYTGELGIKGLACDWLNGNLFWTNQRTESIYMQADDKSYTTLLSKDISPSELVLIPVESLMFWINTGPADRMTIEKSWMDGSDRSTMAVLTAQSAHGLTADAAARRLYWISDFKKSIETMNVDGTSTYSFTGLFNRRPALSLAVFESSFYWVDDKGLWQVPQDQPSQRKFLWKYTVPLLSVYHELQQPRGTSACAKTPCHICLLTNSNPVGFTCTCPNSKVLMLDGTCEYPRFLYATSSSINMLAFQGSVFTITELFSTDESILSFDVDWNQDWLYWANQTGHIQRTSLTRVKTEWIPTPMSVCQIKVDQKSGSIYWVSRDQTRIGSVEVNSRYAQQLYHTTKQIQNFYLDWLRGGIIWLEEQKIFSMSMTGSKAKELVHLAEVTGNIAFDLRAASLLWNSKMGGLTTMSLLQDKKHQAGKRWNISGSVVGAFEPYLLSRYKDAMTLWDRRDGRPIQDVTVKGQVVNVMTALEDIHAVPVTVICNTPAMLCKDTSICLAPNQLCDGKEDCPDGDDEDFCVKTCPSKDDFKCKDRRRCVSKTLLCDGRSHCFDGSDEVGCPTVALPVTQANVLKCRKGYRQCKNGVECVSYSHVCDGERDCKDGSDEEECDEQHVTAPKPSIEASRKIVPSSSVPSLPSCISPSVLCPHPSVGLCITPKQFCDGQKDCPDGSDEDNCVKRCPSKNDFRCKDRRSCVSRSLVCDGRAHCHDGSDEVGCASVETPASQEKALKCLVGAKLCQDGSECVLFIHVCDGEFDCADGSDEKGCDTTNPVRNPHLNHSPLPVSAQPPSKLACQRPSFICPDFSCILPTQLCDGIKDCPDGSDENCIKQCPNKLDFLCNDRQSCISKSLVCDGRSHCHDSSDEVNCPTVTPTTSRGNILKCRLGFRLCRDHTECVLFSHVCDGERDCGDGSDEDECEATQTPSSVVNSSLNQLPPSVKAFNTPPPKPSCRSPAVACPDSFLCISPTQICDGTNDCPDGSDENCIKQCLKKLDFLCKDRQSCISQSLVCDGRAHCRDSSDEVNCPTVAPPTTQGKALKCRLGFRLCRDQTECVIFSHVCDGERDCEDGSDEDECEATQTPSSVVNSSLNQLPPSVKAFNTPPPKQSCRSPAVACPDSFLCISPTQICDGTNDCPDGSDENCIKQCLKKLDFLCKDRQSCISQSLVCDGRAHCRDSSDEVNCPTVAPPTTQGKALKCRLGFRLCRDQTECVIFSHVCDGERDCEDGSDEDECATQTPSSVVNSSLNQFPSSVKAFNTPPPSSLVEAQQCHVQIHSFASAQHRSVMEQKIVLMDRTRTA